Proteins from one Candida orthopsilosis Co 90-125, chromosome 2 draft sequence genomic window:
- a CDS encoding termination and polyadenylation protein yields the protein MAPSKRPQEDPSVSSSSTKKLNTNFTKEDIEHFFNGQIWKSDFQNEIQKQVKESSPYKWGTIKNLMDDNLLRQVRKEVLSEIAFTKKETDIYKVYQSGDLANLSGLDWNDLSRLPSLYKLRAAIYSQEFRDVVSKITGCGKLSGVKTDMSINTYTKGCHLLTHDDVIGSRRVSFILYMPDPDKVWKHQYGGALRLFPSVVPNVPHTDYECKLIPQFNQIAFFTVQPGLSFHDVEEVREAKHRLSIQGWFHIPQPGEDGFVEGEQEKTEALSTLQQLQCKELQEFDFPKGIRNEISPLELKTIQSCEQLSKQDIEYLKKFLNPTYLNPTHIQKLSNFFSNESLVELKDFFNEEYASSLKDLLRNVEINTETPKNSSEVRHPWKIAVPPHKQRFIYIDGTSHHGLSKEEIKYINEVGPQEQPNFTLLNKSSGLSAADSKLIQICEFLKSVAFKRWLKIITDLVPANEQILARRFRPGQDFILATTTDSDAGRNDYEEGVLLEATLNLTPTAASGKKTNSWESGEFGGYELCMAQTAKDGDEEDDPAIYRSSKESEEDSVLYTSQCKWNTLTLMVRDASILKFVKYVSINAKGSRWDVSCQWNVKAESEEGFEK from the coding sequence ATGGCACCATCGAAGAGACCGCAAGAGGATCCATCAGTGTCTTCATCATCCACTAAGAAGCTAAATACGAATTTCACCAAGGAAGACATTGAacattttttcaatggtCAAATTTGGAAGTCGgactttcaaaatgaaattcaaaagcaaGTAAAGGAAAGCTCACCATATAAATGGGGAACGATCAAAAATCTTATGGATGACAATCTATTGCGTCAGGTTAGAAAAGAAGTGTTGTCTGAAATCGCATTCACTAAGAAGGAGACAGATATTTACAAGGTTTATCAACTGGGAGATCTTGCAAATTTATCAGGTTTGGATTGGAACGATTTGTCAAGATTACCCTCTTTGTACAAGTTGCGGGCTGCCATATATTCTCAAGAGTTTAGGGACGTGGTTTCGAAAATTACAGGATGTGGTAAATTAAGTGGAGTCAAGACGGATATGTCCATCAACACTTACACCAAAGGTTGTCATTTGTTAACCCACGACGATGTGATTGGAAGTAGAAGGGTTAGCTTTATCCTATATATGCCAGACCCCGACAAAGTGTGGAAACACCAATATGGAGGAGCTTTAAGATTATTTCCTTCGGTTGTTCCCAATGTTCCACATACTGATTACGAGTGCAAGTTGATTCCtcaattcaaccaaatAGCATTTTTTACAGTCCAACCGGGCTTAAGTTTCCATGACGTTGAAGAGGTTCGTGAGGCTAAACACAGATTATCAATTCAAGGATGGTTTCACATCCCTCAACCTGGAGAAGATGGCTTTGTTGAGGGTGAGCAGGAAAAGACCGAGGCATTGTCCACTTTACAACAACTCCAATGTAAGGAATTGCAAGAATTTGACTTCCCCAAGGGTATCAGAAACGAGATCAGCCCCCTCGAATTGAAGACTATTCAATCATGTGAGCAACTTAGCAAACAAGACATTGAATACTTGAAAAAATTCCTTAATCCGACTTATCTCAACCCGACACACATTCAAAAGTTGAGCAATTTTTTCAGTAACGAGTCGCTTGTTGAGTTAAAagactttttcaatgaagagTATGCTTCCTCATTAAAAGACTTGCTCAGAAATGTCGAAATTAATACCGAAACACCTAAAAATTCTTCAGAGGTACGGCACCCGTGGAAAATTGCTGTGCCACCACACAAGCAACGGTTCATATACATTGATGGAACATCTCATCACGGGTTgtccaaagaagaaattaaatATATCAACGAAGTTGGACCTCAAGAACAACCCAATTTCACCCTCCTTAATAAATCAAGTGGCCTCAGCGCAGCAGACTCCAAGCTTATTCAAATCTGTGAATTTCTAAAATCAGTGGCTTTCAAAAGATGGCTAAAAATCATTACTGATTTAGTCCCCGCAAATGAACAAATTTTAGCGCGTAGGTTCAGACCAGGACAAGATTTTATCTTGGCAACTACTACAGATTCAGATGCTGGTAGAAATGATTACGAAGAGGGTGTGCTACTTGAGGCTACTTTAAACCTTACTCCCACGGCAGCAAGCGGTAAAAAGACAAACAGCTGGGAATCGGGTGAGTTCGGCGGCTACGAGCTATGCATGGCTCAAACAGCCAAAGACGGTGACGAGGAAGACGATCCAGCCATTTATCGTTCGAGCAAGGAATCTGAAGAGGATAGCGTACTATACACAAGTCAATGTAAGTGGAATACGCTAACATTAATGGTGCGGGATGCATCGATATTAAAATTTGTAAAGTACGTCAGTATCAATGCAAAAGGATCTAGATGGGACGTCAGTTGTCAATGGAATGTCAAAGCTGAAAGCGAAGAgggatttgaaaaatag